A single window of Narcine bancroftii isolate sNarBan1 chromosome 1, sNarBan1.hap1, whole genome shotgun sequence DNA harbors:
- the LOC138760207 gene encoding beta-1,3-galactosyl-O-glycosyl-glycoprotein beta-1,6-N-acetylglucosaminyltransferase-like, whose protein sequence is MREFDIATGSKMLYKKLWRLCRRCRLSKWILTGIISLVTLILLISHDKYSVNKFQNLELIEDDPRFYVNCTNIINGDEETIRRAKLVSISKVYKNRNMLSEQGYINLTKHCGNFIKLQKYITFPLSKEEEEFPIAYSMVIHHKIDMFEKLLRSIYTPQNFYCIHVDQKSPLIFYDAVKSIASCFDNVFIASQLESIIYASWSRVQADVNCMKDLLQKNSRWKYMINLCGMDFPIKTNLEMVQMLKALKGANSMETENTSPQKKARWKTQHIIVNGVLKNTGNNKETPPIDTPMFSGSAYFVVSRNFVEYLWRNPKILKFIEWEKDTYSPDEHMWATLQRMPNVPGSFPVSNKFDTSDMHSIARLVKWSYLEGDISKGAPYPPCTGEHVRAVCIYGAGDLKWMLQQHHLFANKFDTAIDNVAIQCLEEYLRHKAISHLLNYS, encoded by the coding sequence ATGAGAGAGTTTGATATTGCAACTGGATCAAAAATGCTGTATAAAAAACTCTGGCGTCTCTGTCGCAGGTGCAGGCTCTCTAAGTGGATTTTAACAGGAATCATCTCTTTGGTAACATTGATACTTCTTATAAGCCATGATAAATATTCTGTAAACAAATTCCAAAACTTGGAGCTCATCGAAGACGATCCCAGATTTTATGTAAACTGTACAAACATTATCAACGGTGATGAAGAGACAATCAGAAGAGCTAAACTTGTGTCAATATCAAAGGTATATAAAAATCGTAATATGCTGAGCGAGCAAGGTTACATAAACTTGACCAAACACTGTGGCAATTTCATTAAGTTACAAAAATATATCACATTTCCCCTTagtaaagaggaagaagaatttcCAATAGCATATTCCATGGTAATCCATCATAAAATTGACATGTTTGAAAAACTTTTACGTTCCATATATACACCTCAAAATTTTTACTGTATTCATGTAGACCAAAAATCACCTTTGATTTTCTATGATGCAGTTAAGAGCATTGCCTCATGCTTCGATAATGTATTTATTGCTAGTCAGCTTGAGTCCATAATCTATGCATCCTGGAGTAGGGTTCAGGCTGATGTAAACTGCATGAAGGATCTCCTACAAAAGAATTCAAGATGGAAATACATGATTAATCTGTGTGGCATGGATTTCCCTATAAAAACCAATCTGGAAATGGTGCAAATGCTCAAAGCCTTAAAAGGagcaaacagcatggaaacagaaaaTACTTCGCCCCAAAAAAAAGCAAGATGGAAAACACAACATATCATAGTGAATGGAGTCTTAAAAAATACAGGAAATAATAAAGAAACTCCTCCAATAGACACTCCAATGTTTTCAGGAAGCGCCTACTTTGTTGTTAGTCGAAATTTTGTGGAATATTTATGGAGAAACCCAAAAATACTAAAGTTTATTGAATGGGAAAAGGACACTTACAGTCCTGATGAACACATGTGGGCAACCCTCCAAAGAATGCCTAATGTCCCTGGGTCATTCCCAGTCAGTAATAAATTTGACACCTCTGACATGCATTCTATAGCAAGGCTGGTAAAATGGAGTTACTTAGAAGGTGACATTTCCAAAGGAGCACCTTATCCGCCCTGTACTGGTGAACATGTCCGTGCTGTGTGCATATATGGAGCAGGGGATCTGAAGTGGATGTTACAGCAGCATCACTTGTTTGCCAATAAGTTTGATACAGCAATTGATAATGTTGCAATTCAATGCTTAGAGGAGTATCTAAGGCACAAAGCTATTTCCCATCTTTTAAACTATTCATAG